One window of Deltaproteobacteria bacterium genomic DNA carries:
- a CDS encoding YdcF family protein, translating into MFLLKKVVSRLFFPLSLIIELLIIGLLWPKKGKRFLLAGVILLYLFSFDPFADLLLWPLERPYTPVQEASMIRKIKWVVVLGGGSREKASLTPEDRLDDPSLKRLLEGLRLCRHLPMAKLIVSGGNSRGKTPVAQIMREVALQFGLPPSRLVLEESSWDTLDEARILKKQLGPDPFYLVTSAGHMTRSMALFRKEGAHPIAAPTDFRAVWDPLTVTDFLPQANSLMKTERAFYEYLGLLWGWARGYL; encoded by the coding sequence ATGTTCCTCTTGAAAAAAGTGGTTTCCCGCCTGTTTTTCCCCCTGTCGCTGATCATCGAACTTTTGATTATCGGCTTATTGTGGCCTAAAAAAGGGAAAAGGTTTCTCTTAGCCGGTGTCATCCTTTTGTATCTCTTCTCTTTCGACCCTTTTGCCGATTTATTGCTCTGGCCTTTAGAAAGACCCTATACTCCCGTACAAGAAGCCTCGATGATCCGGAAAATTAAATGGGTGGTGGTTTTAGGAGGCGGCTCCAGGGAAAAGGCCTCATTGACCCCGGAAGACCGTTTAGACGATCCCTCCTTAAAACGGTTATTGGAAGGCCTGCGGCTTTGCCGTCACCTGCCCATGGCCAAGCTCATCGTCTCCGGTGGCAATAGTCGCGGAAAAACCCCCGTGGCCCAGATTATGAGGGAAGTCGCCCTTCAATTCGGCCTGCCTCCTTCCCGTCTGGTCTTGGAGGAATCCTCCTGGGATACCTTGGATGAAGCCCGAATCCTTAAAAAGCAACTCGGGCCGGATCCCTTTTATCTGGTTACCTCGGCCGGCCATATGACAAGGTCTATGGCCCTGTTTAGAAAAGAGGGGGCCCATCCCATCGCCGCCCCGACGGATTTCCGGGCTGTCTGGGACCCCCTGACGGTTACCGACTTTTTACCCCAGGCCAATAGCCTCATGAAGACGGAGCGGGCCTTTTATGAATATCTCGGGCTTTTATGGGGCTGGGCCAGGGGATATCTGTAA
- a CDS encoding ABC transporter ATP-binding protein, with protein sequence MTEPLTDSPALVEIKNLFKSYYRGSQQISVLQDITLSIPEGEFMALMGPSGSGKTTLLNLIAGIDQADQGMIRIAGTDITALSEMDLARWRSRHIGFIFQFYNLLPVLTAYENVELPLLLVPLSRQERRHHVETALRVVGLSDRMDHYPKELSGGQQQRVAIARAVITDPTIIVADEPTGDLDKNSAKEILNLMEGLNHDFGKTIIMVTHDPRAAQTAHKRLFLDKGVLNKEDLS encoded by the coding sequence ATGACTGAGCCGCTCACCGATTCCCCTGCCCTGGTCGAAATAAAAAACCTCTTCAAGTCTTACTATCGGGGCAGTCAGCAAATATCGGTACTGCAGGATATTACCCTGAGCATTCCGGAAGGGGAATTTATGGCCCTTATGGGGCCATCCGGATCAGGGAAAACCACCCTGCTGAATCTGATCGCCGGAATTGATCAGGCTGACCAAGGGATGATCCGAATCGCCGGGACCGATATTACGGCCTTGAGCGAAATGGATCTGGCCCGTTGGCGCTCCCGGCACATTGGCTTTATCTTTCAGTTCTATAACCTGCTGCCGGTCCTGACGGCCTATGAAAATGTGGAACTGCCTTTACTTTTGGTCCCTCTGTCCCGACAGGAACGCCGTCACCACGTAGAAACAGCCCTTCGGGTAGTTGGCCTTTCGGACCGAATGGATCACTATCCCAAAGAACTCTCCGGGGGCCAGCAGCAGCGGGTGGCTATAGCCCGGGCGGTAATTACCGACCCGACGATTATTGTGGCCGATGAACCGACCGGGGATCTGGATAAAAACTCGGCCAAAGAAATCCTGAACCTCATGGAAGGCCTTAATCACGATTTTGGAAAGACCATTATTATGGTTACCCACGACCCCCGGGCCGCCCAAACCGCCCACAAAAGGCTCTTTTTGGACAAGGGGGTTTTGAATAAAGAGGACTTGTCATAA
- the nth gene encoding endonuclease III encodes MMTFKEKISSILKGLDKAYPQSHTALHFRTPLEILVATILSAQCTDKRVNEVTRTLFQKYKTPGDYAQAPVTEIEEDIRSTGFFHNKAKNIRECCRELIKRHQGEVPRTMEELVALPGIGRKTANVVLGNVFGIPGIVVDTHVSRVSQRLGLTKEKDPVKIEFALMPLIPKERWIIFSHQLIDHGRSLCTARAPKCPVCFLLPYCDFGSQGVRK; translated from the coding sequence ATGATGACCTTCAAAGAAAAAATCTCTTCGATCCTTAAGGGATTGGATAAGGCCTATCCCCAGTCCCACACGGCCCTCCATTTTAGAACGCCCCTGGAGATCTTGGTGGCTACCATCCTGTCGGCCCAGTGTACGGACAAACGGGTTAACGAGGTCACCAGGACCCTGTTCCAGAAATATAAAACCCCAGGGGATTATGCCCAGGCCCCTGTCACTGAGATTGAAGAGGATATCCGGTCCACCGGATTCTTTCATAACAAAGCCAAAAATATCCGGGAATGCTGCCGGGAATTGATCAAAAGACACCAGGGGGAGGTCCCCAGGACTATGGAGGAGCTGGTGGCCTTGCCGGGGATTGGTCGTAAAACCGCCAATGTCGTCCTGGGTAACGTCTTCGGGATTCCGGGTATCGTAGTCGATACCCATGTCAGCCGGGTCTCCCAGCGTCTCGGATTGACCAAAGAAAAAGACCCGGTCAAAATAGAATTCGCCTTGATGCCCTTGATCCCCAAAGAGAGATGGATTATTTTTTCCCATCAACTGATCGATCATGGGCGCAGTCTTTGCACGGCCCGGGCGCCCAAATGCCCGGTCTGTTTCCTGCTGCCCTATTGTGATTTCGGGAGCCAGGGGGTCCGGAAGTAG
- a CDS encoding TIGR00730 family Rossman fold protein, giving the protein MEFKSEHHDHQYVIDDLTIKDSWRMFRILAEFVDGFETLSQIHPAVSMFGSARVKPGNPAYDQAVEIARLLVKSGFNVISGGGPGVMEAANKGAAEAGGKSIGLNIQLPYEQKPNPFANVRLDFRYFFIRKVMFVKYAVAYVILPGGFGTLDEFTEAITLIQTRRIKPFPVILVNRNYWKGLLDWMRKVVCPECLISPEDMDIIQVIDEPEEVVRAIRKIIIL; this is encoded by the coding sequence ATGGAATTCAAGTCCGAGCATCACGATCATCAATATGTCATTGATGATTTGACGATTAAAGACTCCTGGCGGATGTTCCGCATTTTGGCCGAGTTTGTGGACGGTTTTGAAACCCTGTCTCAAATCCATCCGGCGGTCTCTATGTTCGGTTCGGCCCGGGTGAAACCGGGAAATCCGGCCTACGACCAGGCGGTGGAAATCGCCCGTCTATTAGTCAAAAGTGGATTTAATGTCATCTCCGGAGGCGGTCCGGGGGTCATGGAAGCGGCCAACAAAGGGGCGGCCGAGGCCGGGGGCAAGTCGATCGGTCTGAATATTCAACTGCCTTATGAACAAAAGCCCAACCCTTTTGCCAATGTCCGGCTGGATTTTCGTTATTTTTTTATCCGCAAGGTCATGTTTGTCAAGTATGCTGTCGCTTATGTCATCCTTCCCGGCGGGTTCGGGACCCTCGACGAATTCACCGAGGCCATTACCCTGATTCAAACCCGACGTATTAAACCCTTTCCGGTTATTTTAGTGAACCGGAATTACTGGAAGGGGCTATTGGACTGGATGCGCAAGGTGGTTTGCCCGGAATGCCTGATCTCTCCGGAGGATATGGATATCATTCAGGTGATTGATGAACCGGAAGAGGTCGTCCGGGCCATCAGGAAGATTATTATTCTTTAG
- a CDS encoding MBL fold metallo-hydrolase has protein sequence MRVTCLGATRTVTGSCFLLENAHIRFLVDCGMFQGGKEIEKRNRSITKYRPQGIKYILLTHAHMDHSGLIPKAVKEGFKGKILCTKATFELCRIMLRDSAHIQEMEAEWQNRKNIRSGQKPVEPLYNMEEAERSLAFFQPIDPGECFPLSSEIEICFHRAGHILGASFLEIRFQEGSQKGRVIFSGDIGRQEAMIVPDPDIVEEADFLFVESTYGNRPHKSLEESKSELLAAIQKGIRSGEKIIIPAFAIERTQEILYVLHEFRRQGKIPSIPVFVDSPLAISATEIFKNNPEYFDEEMTQLIAQGENPLELPELKYTRTAEESMAINRQPGTAIIIAASGMCNAGRIKHHLKHNLWRSGAQIVITGFQAEGTLGRAIVEGAKKVRIFQEDVAVRAEIHTINGFSAHADQKELMAWIGHFKNPNLMVFIIHGEESTSLALAQNIEKTFPFQVQVPHWLETITLLAPRKKALELIPEAEEILSLLAATEGRWQGLKGYLKETGVLKKEKVEGIKTFLEKTRNDLEELMKE, from the coding sequence ATGCGTGTAACCTGCTTAGGTGCTACCAGGACCGTAACCGGCTCCTGCTTCCTTCTGGAAAACGCCCACATCCGATTCCTGGTGGATTGCGGGATGTTTCAAGGGGGGAAAGAGATCGAAAAAAGGAACCGTTCTATCACAAAGTACCGGCCCCAGGGGATAAAATACATCCTCCTGACCCATGCCCACATGGATCACTCCGGGCTGATTCCGAAGGCTGTCAAGGAGGGATTTAAGGGCAAGATCCTCTGTACCAAGGCCACCTTCGAACTCTGCCGGATCATGCTGCGGGACAGCGCCCATATTCAGGAAATGGAAGCGGAATGGCAGAACCGGAAGAATATCCGGTCCGGCCAGAAACCGGTGGAACCCTTGTATAATATGGAAGAGGCGGAACGCAGTCTGGCCTTTTTCCAACCCATTGATCCGGGGGAGTGTTTTCCTCTCAGTTCGGAAATCGAAATCTGTTTTCACCGGGCCGGTCATATCCTGGGAGCCTCTTTCCTGGAGATCCGTTTCCAGGAAGGCAGCCAGAAGGGCAGGGTGATCTTTTCCGGGGATATCGGGCGCCAGGAGGCCATGATCGTCCCTGATCCGGATATTGTGGAAGAGGCCGATTTTCTATTTGTGGAATCCACTTACGGCAATCGTCCCCACAAGTCTTTGGAAGAAAGCAAGTCCGAACTCCTGGCCGCCATCCAGAAGGGGATCCGATCCGGGGAAAAGATAATCATCCCGGCCTTTGCCATTGAGCGGACCCAGGAGATTCTCTATGTACTCCATGAATTTCGAAGACAGGGGAAGATACCCTCTATCCCGGTCTTCGTGGACAGTCCCCTGGCCATATCGGCTACGGAAATTTTTAAAAATAATCCGGAATATTTTGATGAGGAGATGACCCAACTGATTGCCCAGGGAGAAAACCCTCTCGAATTGCCGGAGTTGAAGTATACCCGGACGGCCGAAGAGTCTATGGCCATCAACCGGCAGCCCGGGACGGCTATTATCATCGCCGCCAGCGGCATGTGTAATGCCGGGAGGATTAAACATCACCTGAAACATAATTTATGGCGGTCCGGGGCCCAGATCGTCATCACCGGCTTCCAGGCCGAAGGGACCTTGGGGCGGGCCATTGTAGAAGGGGCCAAAAAGGTTCGTATCTTCCAGGAAGATGTGGCCGTCCGGGCCGAGATACACACCATCAACGGCTTTTCGGCCCATGCCGATCAAAAGGAGTTAATGGCTTGGATCGGTCATTTTAAAAATCCGAATCTGATGGTCTTTATTATCCATGGTGAGGAATCGACCAGCCTGGCCCTGGCCCAGAACATTGAGAAGACTTTTCCTTTTCAAGTGCAGGTCCCCCACTGGCTGGAAACCATCACCCTCCTCGCGCCCAGGAAGAAGGCTTTGGAGTTGATCCCGGAGGCCGAAGAAATCCTATCCCTGTTGGCCGCAACGGAGGGCCGCTGGCAAGGGCTTAAGGGCTATTTGAAGGAAACGGGTGTCCTGAAAAAAGAAAAAGTCGAGGGGATTAAGACCTTCCTGGAAAAGACCCGGAACGATCTGGAAGAATTAATGAAAGAATAA
- a CDS encoding PIN domain-containing protein, which produces MKIYLDLSVLNRPFDDQIQPRIWLETMAFTIILQLIETKKISLVTSSVVAFENSKNPFPERRDWVTGCMALSRKNIFLNSDIRKKAQELENQGFKPIDSLHLACAESGMVNFFLTCDDLILKRYKAEKMVVINPIEFIFKITRG; this is translated from the coding sequence ATGAAGATATACTTAGACCTCAGTGTTTTAAATCGCCCTTTTGATGATCAAATTCAACCCAGAATTTGGCTGGAAACTATGGCCTTCACAATCATATTGCAGTTGATTGAGACCAAAAAAATCTCTCTTGTCACTTCTTCTGTCGTTGCATTTGAAAATAGTAAGAATCCTTTTCCAGAGCGTCGAGATTGGGTTACAGGTTGTATGGCCTTATCCCGTAAAAATATTTTTCTAAATTCGGATATAAGGAAGAAGGCTCAAGAATTAGAGAACCAGGGATTTAAACCTATTGATTCTTTACACTTGGCTTGTGCTGAATCAGGCATGGTAAATTTCTTCTTGACGTGTGATGATCTGATCCTGAAACGATACAAAGCGGAAAAAATGGTGGTAATTAATCCGATTGAATTTATTTTCAAGATAACAAGGGGGTAG
- a CDS encoding zf-HC2 domain-containing protein: protein MDCNEVKNLLYDLVTGKVKGDTMTSVERHLQECQNCRQARERIVHTIMALNAVQPPPLSPGFQTEVLKRAQRIPLPSKPLWPRLREWFQVPYIK from the coding sequence ATGGATTGTAACGAGGTAAAAAATCTGCTTTATGATTTGGTTACCGGTAAGGTGAAAGGGGACACTATGACTTCTGTCGAAAGGCACCTTCAGGAATGTCAAAACTGCCGGCAGGCCAGGGAAAGAATAGTGCACACCATAATGGCTTTGAATGCTGTCCAGCCCCCTCCCCTTTCTCCCGGTTTCCAAACAGAGGTGCTTAAGAGAGCCCAACGTATCCCTTTACCGTCAAAACCTTTATGGCCGCGTCTTAGGGAATGGTTTCAGGTTCCCTATATCAAATAG
- a CDS encoding sigma-70 family RNA polymerase sigma factor: MPSPETFIAFCSLILGTVKFSEESWEEDARLVSLLKKGEREAFAQLVTKYQQDIYKLAYFKLWNQAEAEDAAQEAFVRSLAAIRSLRDGKKYFGFLKTIALNCCNDMITHKIREGDPLPEYESNETTPINIFNPGSPEEIAGQKEIIDQVKKALDKLDEAEKEIVILKHYQELTFQQIAVRLGIPENTAKTNFYRTLEKLARTLQSLRGEH, encoded by the coding sequence ATGCCCTCTCCTGAAACTTTTATAGCCTTCTGCAGTCTTATCCTTGGGACCGTCAAATTTTCAGAGGAAAGCTGGGAGGAGGATGCCCGGCTGGTAAGCCTGCTGAAAAAAGGAGAGCGGGAAGCATTCGCCCAATTAGTCACAAAATATCAACAAGATATTTACAAGCTGGCCTACTTCAAATTATGGAATCAGGCCGAGGCCGAAGACGCCGCCCAGGAGGCCTTTGTCCGGTCCCTTGCGGCAATTAGAAGTTTGCGGGACGGTAAAAAATATTTCGGATTCCTTAAAACCATTGCCCTCAATTGTTGTAATGACATGATTACACACAAGATCAGAGAAGGAGATCCGCTCCCGGAGTACGAATCGAACGAGACCACCCCAATCAACATATTTAATCCCGGTTCCCCGGAAGAGATCGCAGGGCAAAAAGAAATCATTGATCAGGTAAAAAAAGCCTTGGACAAACTCGATGAAGCCGAAAAAGAAATCGTGATTCTAAAACATTACCAGGAATTAACCTTTCAGCAAATTGCCGTCAGGTTGGGAATTCCTGAAAACACAGCCAAGACCAATTTTTACCGGACCCTGGAAAAATTAGCCCGGACCTTACAATCCTTAAGGGGGGAACACTGA
- a CDS encoding thiazole biosynthesis protein, translating to MKLDEVTISRLIVQSYHEKLLSLLEVDVAMVGAGPANMTAGYYLGKAGYKAVLFESKLAPGGGMWGGGMMFNEAVLQDDALPIAQEMGIRLKARGNGYFTFDSVEAASCLSYRCIQAGSVIMNCVKVEDVSFKEVNGIKRICGLVINWSPVKSLDLHVDPLSIQASYVVDGTGHPAEITSLITRKMGVRLNNSTGQVIGELPLWAQEGESFTVANTNEVYPGLFVTGMAANNAYGGPRMGPIFGGMLLSGKKAAEMIVERMKKE from the coding sequence ATGAAACTCGATGAAGTGACTATTTCCCGGCTTATTGTTCAATCCTATCATGAGAAATTGCTTTCGCTGTTAGAGGTGGATGTGGCCATGGTCGGAGCAGGACCGGCTAATATGACTGCCGGGTATTATCTCGGCAAAGCCGGGTATAAAGCAGTTCTATTTGAATCCAAACTGGCACCTGGCGGCGGTATGTGGGGCGGGGGCATGATGTTCAATGAAGCCGTACTCCAGGATGACGCCCTTCCCATAGCCCAGGAAATGGGGATCAGACTGAAGGCCCGAGGGAACGGCTACTTCACCTTTGACAGCGTGGAGGCGGCTTCCTGCCTGAGTTACCGGTGCATTCAGGCCGGCAGCGTGATCATGAATTGTGTAAAGGTTGAAGATGTCAGTTTCAAGGAGGTGAACGGAATCAAACGCATTTGCGGTCTGGTGATCAACTGGTCACCGGTAAAAAGTCTTGATCTGCATGTTGATCCCCTGAGCATTCAGGCCTCTTATGTGGTAGACGGGACAGGCCATCCGGCAGAAATTACTTCGCTGATTACCAGAAAAATGGGGGTCCGCCTGAATAACAGCACCGGCCAGGTCATCGGAGAGCTTCCGCTTTGGGCCCAGGAAGGCGAGTCCTTCACCGTGGCCAATACCAATGAGGTTTATCCCGGATTATTTGTCACCGGTATGGCGGCCAATAATGCTTACGGCGGACCGCGTATGGGCCCCATCTTCGGGGGCATGCTCCTTTCCGGAAAAAAAGCCGCTGAAATGATTGTCGAACGGATGAAGAAGGAGTAA
- a CDS encoding Ppx/GppA family phosphatase — protein sequence MKKIASIDIGSNTLRLLIAWESGVGFRPLYREREIVRLGRHFYQHRLLSSQAMEDAVTVLKRFKNKVDAEGVTEILAVGTGVLREAENISFFLKRIEEETGLPLRIISGIEEARIMARGVLSVFPSRPGKTIIFDSGGGSTEFVFMDDGQLTERISLPLGVVLLTEQFLRSDPPGQQEIQSLKGHCRNILKKNLKKNDNINTLIGTAGTVTTLTAMMTKLETYDPDRINGTVLTRQGLKSLSEDIAPLSIDQRVKWIGLEPGRADIIIAGLLLVLEIMDHFSREALLVSDAGLLEGLIL from the coding sequence TTGAAAAAAATTGCCTCCATTGACATTGGTTCCAATACCTTACGCCTTTTGATCGCATGGGAAAGCGGGGTGGGATTTCGTCCCCTGTACCGGGAGCGGGAGATTGTCCGGTTGGGAAGGCATTTTTATCAGCACCGGCTTCTTTCTTCCCAGGCCATGGAAGATGCCGTAACTGTTTTAAAACGTTTTAAGAATAAGGTCGATGCGGAAGGTGTAACCGAAATCCTGGCCGTCGGTACAGGGGTATTGCGGGAAGCGGAAAATATTTCCTTTTTTTTAAAAAGGATTGAAGAGGAAACCGGGCTGCCGCTGCGGATTATCTCCGGGATCGAAGAGGCCCGCATTATGGCCCGGGGGGTCCTTTCCGTTTTTCCATCACGGCCCGGGAAAACCATAATTTTCGATTCCGGCGGAGGAAGTACCGAATTTGTCTTTATGGACGATGGACAATTGACCGAAAGGATCAGTCTGCCTTTGGGGGTGGTGCTCTTGACGGAACAATTCCTCCGGTCTGATCCCCCAGGCCAACAAGAAATACAATCCCTGAAAGGCCACTGTCGAAATATTTTAAAGAAAAATCTAAAAAAAAATGATAACATAAACACTTTAATCGGAACGGCGGGAACGGTGACCACGCTGACCGCCATGATGACCAAACTCGAGACGTATGATCCGGATCGGATCAACGGGACGGTACTGACCAGGCAGGGTCTTAAGTCCTTATCCGAAGATATTGCGCCCCTGTCTATTGACCAAAGAGTTAAATGGATCGGTTTGGAACCGGGAAGGGCTGATATCATTATCGCCGGGCTTTTATTAGTCCTGGAAATCATGGATCATTTTTCAAGGGAAGCCCTTCTGGTCAGCGATGCGGGGTTGTTGGAAGGGCTGATCCTTTAA
- the guaB gene encoding IMP dehydrogenase yields MTTAANPIRDGLTFDDLLLEPAYSMVLPREVSVQTRLTQSIQLNMPIVSAAMDTVTESQTAISMAREGGIGIIHKNMGIKNQATEVEKVKKSESGMIVDPVTMGPDKRVHDVLTVMEKYRISGVPIVEGQKLIGIVTNRDLRFETNLKKKVSEVMTKDNLVTAKVGITLEESKALLHKNRIEKLLVVDHQGNLKGLITIKDIEKIKKFPLASKDNLGRLRVGAAVGVGPNRWEQIEALLRAEVDVIVFDVAHGHSKNVIEAVQETKKKYPELQVIAGNVGTAEGAEALIKAGADGIKIGIGPGSICTTRIVAGVGVPQITAITDCARVARKYKIPLIADGGIKFSGDITKALAAGADSVMIGGLFAGTEESPGETILYQGRTYKVYRGMGSIEAMKQGSSDRYGQDDYETDSKLVPEGIVGRVPYRGPLADTIYQLVGGLKSGMGYAGCRTLKELKTKARFIRITPAGLRESHVHDVIITKEAPNYRLE; encoded by the coding sequence ATGACCACAGCGGCAAATCCCATCCGGGACGGGTTGACTTTCGATGATCTTTTGCTTGAACCGGCTTATTCCATGGTACTGCCCAGGGAGGTCAGCGTCCAGACCAGACTGACCCAGTCCATTCAGTTGAATATGCCCATTGTCAGTGCAGCTATGGACACGGTCACCGAATCCCAGACCGCCATCAGTATGGCCCGCGAGGGTGGGATCGGCATTATCCATAAAAATATGGGGATCAAAAACCAGGCCACGGAAGTTGAAAAGGTCAAAAAATCGGAAAGCGGGATGATTGTCGATCCGGTGACTATGGGACCGGACAAAAGGGTCCACGATGTACTGACGGTCATGGAAAAATACCGCATCTCCGGGGTACCCATCGTAGAAGGCCAAAAATTGATCGGGATCGTCACCAACCGGGACTTGCGTTTTGAAACCAACCTCAAAAAAAAGGTTTCCGAAGTCATGACCAAGGACAACCTGGTTACGGCCAAGGTGGGTATTACCCTGGAAGAATCCAAAGCCCTGCTGCATAAAAACAGGATTGAGAAATTATTGGTAGTCGATCATCAGGGCAATCTGAAAGGACTGATCACCATCAAAGATATTGAAAAAATTAAAAAATTTCCTCTGGCTTCCAAGGACAATCTGGGCCGTTTGAGGGTCGGAGCCGCGGTCGGAGTCGGGCCGAATCGCTGGGAGCAGATCGAGGCCTTACTGCGGGCGGAAGTGGACGTTATTGTTTTTGATGTGGCCCATGGCCACTCCAAAAACGTGATCGAAGCCGTTCAGGAAACCAAAAAGAAGTATCCGGAACTTCAGGTCATCGCCGGCAATGTGGGTACGGCTGAAGGGGCCGAGGCCCTGATCAAGGCCGGAGCTGACGGGATTAAAATCGGCATAGGGCCGGGTTCCATCTGCACCACCCGGATTGTGGCCGGCGTAGGGGTCCCACAGATTACGGCCATTACAGACTGTGCCCGGGTGGCCAGGAAATACAAGATCCCCCTTATTGCCGATGGCGGGATCAAGTTCTCCGGGGATATCACCAAGGCCCTGGCAGCCGGAGCCGATTCGGTCATGATCGGCGGTCTCTTTGCCGGTACGGAAGAAAGCCCCGGAGAAACCATCCTGTATCAGGGCCGGACCTATAAAGTTTATCGTGGAATGGGCTCCATCGAGGCCATGAAACAGGGGAGCAGCGATCGTTATGGCCAGGACGATTATGAAACCGATTCCAAACTGGTCCCCGAGGGCATTGTGGGCCGGGTCCCTTATCGGGGCCCCCTGGCGGACACGATTTATCAATTGGTGGGCGGCTTGAAATCAGGGATGGGTTATGCCGGCTGTCGGACCCTCAAGGAACTCAAAACCAAGGCCCGTTTTATCCGCATCACCCCGGCCGGACTCAGGGAATCCCATGTCCATGATGTCATCATTACCAAGGAGGCGCCGAATTACCGGCTGGAATAA
- a CDS encoding four helix bundle protein: MDEEKFDFESLIVYQKSLEYYDFIYAITKRFPKIEIFSLTDQFRRASSSICFNIAEGSGGSKLEFKHFLKIARRSARECIAITEVSFRQQYITQEEKNRSRKYCLELSKMLNGLIKSIK, from the coding sequence ATGGACGAGGAGAAGTTTGATTTTGAGAGCTTGATCGTTTACCAGAAATCATTGGAATATTATGATTTTATTTATGCGATCACGAAACGATTTCCTAAAATAGAAATTTTTTCTTTAACGGATCAATTCCGCCGAGCCTCATCTTCCATATGTTTCAATATCGCTGAAGGTAGTGGTGGAAGCAAATTGGAATTTAAACATTTTCTCAAGATTGCCAGAAGGTCAGCAAGAGAATGCATTGCCATCACGGAAGTTTCCTTTCGGCAACAATATATTACTCAGGAAGAAAAAAATAGATCCAGAAAATATTGCTTGGAACTTTCAAAGATGTTAAATGGGTTGATAAAATCCATCAAATAA